One window of the Nitrospiraceae bacterium genome contains the following:
- a CDS encoding HupE/UreJ family protein: protein MISYLPRPRSPKWPGLLACGTVLFGHFLLPTPAFAHEVRPAYLELREITTGEFSVLWKTPARGEMRLALSPEFSGQPKDITPPVNRQTETAVVQTWKIRTIESLRGQTVRIRGLERTMTDVLVRIEFADGSSWVQRLTPSNPVATVPVEQSAWEVAGQYSKLGVEHILLGIDHLLFVLALLMITRGTMRLVKTITAFTVAHSITLGLATLGFIHVPSQPVEALIALSIVMVAAEIIHTRRGIEGITARAPWIVAFSFGLLHGFGFAGALSEVGLPEGHIPVALLFFNIGVEAGQLLFIAAAIGVMAAFRQIHIQMPQWTQYIPPYTIGSVAMFWVFQRLSAF from the coding sequence ATGATTTCCTATTTGCCCCGCCCTCGCAGCCCAAAATGGCCGGGGCTTCTTGCTTGCGGCACGGTCCTATTCGGGCACTTCCTCTTGCCGACACCAGCCTTTGCACACGAGGTTCGTCCGGCCTATTTGGAACTTCGGGAAATCACAACCGGAGAATTCAGCGTGCTGTGGAAAACACCCGCGCGCGGAGAGATGCGTCTGGCATTGTCGCCGGAATTCTCCGGCCAACCCAAAGACATCACACCTCCCGTAAACCGCCAGACAGAGACCGCCGTCGTGCAAACATGGAAGATCCGGACCATCGAATCCTTACGCGGTCAAACCGTCCGGATTCGCGGGCTTGAACGGACGATGACGGATGTCCTGGTGCGAATTGAATTTGCCGATGGCAGTTCGTGGGTCCAACGGCTTACCCCCTCGAATCCCGTGGCCACGGTACCCGTGGAGCAAAGCGCATGGGAAGTAGCCGGCCAATATTCGAAGCTTGGCGTGGAGCACATTCTTCTCGGCATTGACCACCTGCTCTTCGTGCTCGCGTTGCTGATGATTACCAGGGGGACGATGCGTCTGGTCAAAACTATCACCGCCTTCACCGTGGCGCACAGCATCACACTCGGACTGGCGACGCTGGGATTTATCCATGTGCCATCGCAACCTGTCGAAGCGCTCATCGCGTTGAGCATTGTGATGGTCGCCGCTGAAATCATTCACACCCGGCGTGGCATTGAAGGAATCACGGCACGTGCGCCGTGGATTGTGGCGTTTTCGTTCGGGCTGCTGCACGGATTCGGGTTTGCGGGCGCATTGAGCGAAGTCGGTTTACCGGAGGGACATATTCCAGTGGCCTTGCTCTTCTTCAATATCGGAGTCGAAGCCGGTCAATTGCTATTCATCGCTGCCGCCATTGGTGTCATGGCAGCTTTTCGACAGATTCACATTCAAATGCCACAATGGACCCAATATATCCCCCCATACACCATCGGCAGTGTGGCGATGTTCTGGGTCTTTCAACGCCTTTCAGCATTTTAA
- a CDS encoding peptidyl-prolyl cis-trans isomerase codes for MVRVTSAEVNWLKETWVRQWQRPPDDQELSGLVTDYLKERLLAQEARELGLDENDTVVRRRLAQKMEFLVQDTARLAEPGEDELRQVYAAHRDNYTTPVHISFHQIYFKHEAGARQGLKELQMSGTGDAGDPILLEREYIRTDLQTVTSLFGPKFAERVFTLESGPWQGPIESGYGFHLVRISERVPAEPRAFEEVRNQVVNEWHRAQQAKIQAQFFSELLKKYDIIVDESIKPLMGPLGTMEMARR; via the coding sequence ATGGTGCGCGTCACTTCGGCCGAAGTAAATTGGCTTAAGGAAACCTGGGTCCGCCAATGGCAACGTCCACCAGACGACCAGGAACTCAGTGGCCTCGTGACTGACTATCTAAAGGAAAGACTGCTCGCACAGGAAGCACGCGAATTAGGCTTGGACGAAAACGATACCGTTGTCCGCCGTCGGTTGGCGCAAAAGATGGAATTCCTGGTTCAGGACACCGCCCGCCTCGCTGAACCGGGTGAGGACGAACTGCGTCAGGTATATGCTGCCCACCGCGACAACTACACAACCCCCGTCCACATCTCGTTTCACCAAATCTATTTCAAACATGAAGCAGGAGCCCGTCAAGGATTGAAGGAGCTCCAGATGTCCGGCACTGGTGACGCTGGTGACCCCATCCTGTTGGAACGCGAATATATCCGGACCGACTTGCAGACAGTGACCAGTCTGTTCGGACCAAAATTTGCTGAACGCGTATTTACTCTCGAATCAGGTCCGTGGCAGGGACCGATTGAGTCCGGGTATGGCTTTCATCTGGTGCGGATCAGCGAACGAGTGCCGGCAGAGCCGCGTGCCTTTGAGGAGGTACGCAACCAAGTCGTCAACGAGTGGCATCGTGCACAACAGGCAAAAATCCAGGCACAGTTTTTTTCGGAACTGCTGAAGAAATATGACATCATCGTGGACGAGAGCATCAAACCGCTGATGGGGCCACTCGGAACCATGGAGATGGCTCGAAGATGA
- a CDS encoding DUF4410 domain-containing protein, with protein sequence MRSLTGIVLGVFVITVAAGCSSTKITETHPMYGKEKLPQPERIYVYPFAATHSDLPPWSSAAKQHDPPGAPPSPEHLETGRKLGAAVAEELVSKIQQMGLTSLVANAQTVPRVNDLLIVGYFGTFEEGSTLKRMALGFGSGAAEITTAAEGYQWTANGPRQLGSGKMDSAGNKMPGMALPIVVLAATANPIGLIVGGGAKVYGEMSGKDTIEGASKQTADAIAEHLEQKFKEQGWIR encoded by the coding sequence ATGAGGTCCCTCACAGGTATCGTCCTAGGAGTCTTTGTCATTACGGTGGCGGCAGGATGCTCCTCCACCAAGATCACCGAAACACACCCGATGTATGGCAAAGAGAAACTTCCCCAGCCGGAACGCATTTATGTGTATCCCTTTGCTGCCACCCATTCGGATCTCCCGCCCTGGTCCTCGGCAGCCAAACAACATGACCCACCCGGCGCACCGCCATCGCCCGAGCATCTTGAGACAGGGCGAAAACTGGGTGCTGCGGTCGCAGAAGAATTAGTCTCGAAAATTCAACAAATGGGACTGACATCCCTGGTGGCAAACGCACAGACCGTTCCCCGGGTCAATGACCTGTTGATTGTGGGGTATTTTGGCACGTTCGAAGAAGGTAGTACCCTCAAACGGATGGCCCTGGGGTTCGGATCCGGGGCAGCTGAAATCACGACGGCTGCGGAAGGGTACCAGTGGACAGCCAATGGGCCCCGGCAACTCGGATCCGGGAAAATGGATTCCGCGGGAAATAAAATGCCCGGAATGGCCTTACCTATTGTCGTCCTGGCCGCGACCGCCAATCCAATCGGATTGATTGTCGGCGGAGGGGCAAAGGTGTATGGGGAAATGTCCGGAAAAGATACGATCGAGGGCGCGAGCAAACAAACAGCAGATGCGATCGCCGAACACCTTGAGCAAAAATTCAAGGAACAGGGGTGGATCCGGTAA
- a CDS encoding DUF3313 domain-containing protein has product MCWKLFVGVLGMIMWVGGCADTYQVKGDVGKTGFLLDAYPLLKPGKEGEANLVYLNPDARFKTYDKIMLEPVTVWLGKGAEAKDTGVVPPDDVRDLANTFYQKISEQLAKDYTLVQESGPDVMRLSAALTDVEHGMPVLDTISTIHPITRIASEGKKLATGTQSFVGGASVEVRLVDSQTGKLLGAGIDRRAGGKTLMKGFGFWTDVENIMDYWAAKIRWRLCIQRKGTDCQSPD; this is encoded by the coding sequence ATGTGCTGGAAATTATTTGTAGGCGTGCTTGGGATGATTATGTGGGTTGGTGGCTGTGCTGATACTTATCAGGTCAAAGGGGATGTAGGTAAAACGGGATTTCTCCTGGATGCCTATCCCTTATTAAAACCGGGCAAAGAAGGGGAAGCCAATCTTGTCTACTTGAATCCGGATGCCAGGTTCAAAACCTACGATAAAATCATGCTGGAGCCGGTGACCGTCTGGCTGGGAAAAGGTGCTGAGGCTAAAGACACCGGAGTGGTGCCCCCGGACGATGTGCGTGACCTCGCCAACACGTTTTATCAAAAAATTTCCGAACAGTTGGCCAAGGATTATACTCTCGTGCAGGAGTCTGGGCCGGACGTGATGCGGCTTTCGGCGGCACTCACGGATGTTGAACATGGAATGCCCGTGTTGGATACGATTTCCACCATTCACCCCATTACGCGGATCGCGTCGGAAGGCAAAAAGCTGGCAACCGGGACCCAAAGCTTTGTGGGAGGAGCCAGCGTCGAAGTCAGGCTTGTGGATTCGCAAACAGGAAAACTGCTGGGAGCCGGAATTGACCGCCGGGCTGGCGGCAAAACGCTCATGAAGGGGTTCGGCTTCTGGACTGACGTCGAAAACATCATGGACTATTGGGCAGCCAAGATTCGCTGGCGCTTGTGCATACAGCGAAAAGGCACCGACTGCCAATCACCAGACTAA
- a CDS encoding neuromedin U yields MAGVILGFLVSQSAHAEEIKQLAEEVQNPVSDLVRVGFVNGTLFGAGANNHLFNVLNLEASTTRRFGDWALLNRLTIPIPYIPANAIEDKTGSMTGLGDIEYTAFFARDESKRRFKLIGGIGPTFILNTATDDHLGLGKWSVGPTLALVSIPDPWVVGAIIRNLWSFAGEKQRPKVNLFAIQPFVNYNFANGWYLTSTPAITANWEAEEKRNRWLIPIGGGFGKVMFRGEKRPINIKLQGFYFLEKPDRAPDWTLQLQFQILFPDKPA; encoded by the coding sequence ATGGCCGGAGTGATCCTGGGATTCCTCGTGAGTCAATCAGCCCATGCGGAGGAGATCAAACAACTTGCCGAAGAAGTGCAGAACCCGGTATCCGATCTGGTGCGGGTGGGGTTTGTGAATGGTACGCTTTTCGGAGCCGGGGCCAATAACCATCTCTTTAATGTCCTCAATCTTGAGGCCTCTACCACAAGAAGATTTGGGGACTGGGCCCTTCTCAACCGCCTCACCATTCCTATCCCATATATTCCGGCCAATGCCATAGAGGATAAAACGGGAAGTATGACCGGGTTAGGAGATATTGAGTACACGGCATTCTTTGCCCGCGACGAATCCAAACGACGGTTTAAACTGATTGGTGGTATAGGCCCGACCTTTATTTTGAATACCGCAACTGATGATCATCTGGGCCTGGGGAAATGGAGCGTCGGCCCCACCCTTGCGCTTGTCAGCATACCGGACCCATGGGTGGTGGGCGCCATCATTAGAAATCTCTGGTCATTTGCGGGAGAGAAACAACGCCCGAAGGTCAACCTGTTTGCCATTCAGCCATTTGTGAATTACAACTTTGCCAACGGTTGGTATCTGACTTCCACCCCCGCAATCACCGCAAACTGGGAGGCGGAAGAAAAGCGGAATCGTTGGTTAATACCCATTGGAGGCGGGTTCGGCAAGGTCATGTTTCGGGGAGAAAAACGTCCGATCAACATCAAACTCCAGGGATTTTATTTTCTCGAAAAACCGGATCGAGCGCCAGACTGGACATTACAACTTCAGTTTCAAATCCTGTTTCCTGATAAACCTGCCTAA
- a CDS encoding lytic transglycosylase F, with the protein MIGSPSMTMMMVMRQKSRCLSYLVVLTAVLFLIPGAESGVSQNLEDDQFGAKFRQALKPWTGDWDGMVNRNQIRVLVPFSKTFYFLDGGRQRGLTYDLMKVFAKQINADLKRKIVQVQLVFIPVNRDELIPDLLNGVGDIAAGGLTITPERKALIDFSEPLLTNVREIIVTGPSSPPLSSLDDLSGQTIHVRKSSSFYEHLVRLNASFRISGKPEITLISEEENLEDEDLLEMVNAGLLPMLVMDRPKAEFWAKIFENIRLHPDIAINAGGEIAWAFRKNSPKLQKVINRFVRNNKKGTLVGNMLFTRYLKNTNYVKHALATQERKKFQSLMHMFEKTAKPYGFDWVLAMALGYQESMLDQRKRSSAGAIGVMQLLPSTARDPNVNIPNITQVEPNIHAGVKYLHFLHDRYFRDQNMSLLNQWLFAIASYNAGPAKIAKLRTKAPSMGLNPNKWFKNVEIVAAKHIGRETVQYVSNIYKYFIAYRLILEKEAMKSMVQG; encoded by the coding sequence ATGATAGGCTCGCCGTCTATGACCATGATGATGGTAATGCGACAAAAGTCCAGGTGTCTCTCTTATCTTGTGGTGTTGACAGCTGTCCTGTTTCTCATCCCTGGTGCTGAATCAGGGGTTTCTCAAAATTTGGAGGATGACCAATTCGGCGCGAAGTTCCGTCAGGCTCTGAAGCCGTGGACGGGTGATTGGGATGGGATGGTCAATCGCAATCAAATTCGGGTGCTTGTTCCCTTTAGCAAAACCTTTTACTTTCTGGACGGCGGCAGACAGCGTGGGCTCACCTATGATCTTATGAAAGTATTCGCAAAGCAGATCAATGCAGATTTAAAGCGAAAGATCGTACAGGTTCAGTTGGTCTTCATTCCTGTAAACCGTGATGAACTCATTCCGGATTTGCTCAATGGGGTTGGTGATATTGCGGCCGGTGGCCTCACGATCACACCCGAACGAAAGGCACTCATTGATTTTTCAGAACCGCTTCTCACCAATGTTCGTGAGATTATTGTCACGGGGCCCAGTAGCCCCCCTCTCTCCAGTCTGGATGACCTTTCCGGACAGACCATCCATGTGCGGAAGTCCAGTAGTTTTTACGAACATTTAGTTCGCTTGAATGCCTCGTTTCGCATTTCGGGGAAACCGGAGATTACGCTCATTTCTGAGGAGGAGAACCTTGAAGACGAAGATCTTCTTGAAATGGTGAACGCGGGCTTATTGCCGATGCTCGTCATGGATAGACCCAAGGCGGAATTTTGGGCAAAAATTTTTGAGAATATCCGTCTGCATCCGGACATTGCCATCAATGCAGGCGGGGAGATCGCTTGGGCCTTTCGGAAAAACAGTCCGAAACTCCAAAAGGTGATCAACCGGTTTGTCAGGAACAATAAGAAGGGCACCTTAGTCGGAAATATGCTCTTCACCCGGTATTTGAAAAATACCAACTATGTCAAACATGCCCTGGCAACGCAGGAGCGCAAGAAATTTCAAAGTCTCATGCACATGTTTGAAAAGACCGCCAAGCCATATGGATTTGATTGGGTGCTCGCCATGGCCCTTGGTTACCAGGAGTCCATGTTGGACCAACGGAAAAGAAGTTCTGCGGGTGCCATCGGTGTGATGCAGCTCTTGCCGAGTACCGCTCGGGATCCAAACGTCAACATTCCCAATATTACTCAGGTTGAGCCCAATATTCATGCCGGAGTCAAATACTTGCATTTCCTGCATGACCGGTATTTTAGAGACCAGAATATGAGCCTGTTAAACCAGTGGCTCTTTGCGATCGCTTCCTATAATGCGGGCCCTGCCAAGATCGCGAAGCTCCGGACTAAGGCGCCGTCCATGGGTTTGAATCCGAATAAGTGGTTTAAAAATGTGGAGATCGTGGCCGCGAAGCATATTGGTCGCGAGACCGTGCAATACGTGAGTAATATCTACAAATATTTTATTGCCTATCGTCTGATTCTGGAAAAAGAGGCAATGAAATCAATGGTGCAAGGGTAG
- a CDS encoding DUF3313 domain-containing protein, with translation MPMVEGWILALIFVAMTACATTQQAKTVGRSGFLDDYSILQQGAGDREALLRYVNPIADWKHYTKVMIDPVQLWMGEGSSLRDIPQGDRTRLASLLLGTLQNALLADYRIVREAGPHVMRLSVALTEAEASHTVLDTLSSVLPTGYLISGTKSLATGTGTFVGSASVEAKITDAELGTLLAAAVDRRGGAKSLSGVTSEWNDVEESFQYWAQTLRYRLCQWRGEHSCVHPTE, from the coding sequence ATGCCTATGGTAGAGGGATGGATTCTGGCTCTTATTTTCGTGGCCATGACGGCTTGTGCGACCACTCAACAGGCAAAGACTGTTGGAAGATCCGGATTTCTTGATGACTATTCAATCCTTCAACAAGGCGCGGGAGACCGTGAAGCCCTTCTGCGATACGTCAATCCCATAGCCGATTGGAAACACTATACCAAGGTGATGATTGACCCCGTTCAACTCTGGATGGGAGAAGGATCTTCTCTTCGGGACATCCCACAAGGAGACCGCACTCGACTGGCCTCACTTCTCTTGGGAACATTACAGAATGCCTTATTGGCAGATTACCGGATTGTTCGTGAGGCCGGGCCTCATGTCATGCGTCTGAGTGTGGCACTCACAGAAGCCGAAGCCTCCCATACCGTGTTAGATACCCTTTCCAGTGTCCTTCCGACGGGTTATCTCATTTCCGGCACAAAATCTCTCGCTACGGGAACCGGAACGTTTGTGGGCAGCGCCAGCGTAGAAGCCAAAATAACCGATGCAGAACTTGGGACTCTGTTGGCCGCTGCCGTAGATCGCCGGGGGGGTGCAAAGTCGTTGTCGGGAGTGACTTCAGAATGGAATGACGTCGAAGAATCATTTCAGTACTGGGCCCAAACTCTCCGCTATCGCCTGTGCCAATGGCGCGGCGAACACAGTTGTGTGCACCCCACGGAATAG
- a CDS encoding DUF481 domain-containing protein translates to MKTGARRASAWPVLLLAVVTGLLLGGPLGVHAADVILLKNGDRVSGRVLLMEDTVLTVDTDYADVIKIDWDDVDGLISEKPLWVAFHDGVIIPDGVGVRDGDRLILFRLDRGGPVQLDKIKTINLFEMSYWGNIGLGGSATSGNTSTETINASGTLTVNKGWHRFILDGRANRGKADGEITAQNAALNTRWDYFLSKRAYIPFINFLEYDKFQDLSLRSTSIIGVGYDLLDHRTNFFTVGVGPTVVYQNFRFEPSVVIPGISWQPRWNLEFLGGDLKLWHVHTGTRDFGRDNAVRLNANQGMSISIYKDLSIRFEYNVRYNSKPADGRKTTDTTIIFGLSLDLLG, encoded by the coding sequence GTGAAGACCGGCGCGAGGCGAGCCTCGGCCTGGCCGGTTCTTCTTTTGGCTGTCGTGACAGGTTTATTGCTGGGAGGACCCCTGGGGGTGCACGCCGCGGATGTTATTCTGCTCAAGAACGGGGACCGCGTTAGTGGAAGGGTTCTTCTCATGGAAGATACGGTCCTGACCGTCGATACGGATTACGCTGACGTCATTAAAATTGATTGGGATGATGTCGACGGACTGATTTCCGAAAAACCCTTATGGGTGGCCTTTCATGACGGGGTCATAATTCCTGATGGCGTGGGGGTTCGGGACGGGGATCGCTTGATTCTTTTTCGGCTCGACCGGGGTGGTCCGGTTCAACTGGACAAAATCAAGACGATCAATCTGTTTGAAATGTCATACTGGGGGAACATTGGACTTGGGGGGAGTGCAACGTCAGGAAACACGTCAACCGAAACCATTAATGCGTCGGGAACCTTGACCGTGAACAAAGGCTGGCATCGATTTATTCTGGATGGGCGGGCAAATCGCGGCAAAGCCGATGGAGAAATCACCGCACAAAATGCGGCATTGAATACCCGCTGGGACTACTTCCTGTCCAAACGGGCCTATATTCCGTTTATTAATTTTCTGGAGTATGACAAATTTCAAGACCTGTCCCTTCGAAGCACGAGCATCATCGGGGTTGGTTACGATCTCCTGGATCACCGGACAAATTTTTTCACGGTCGGGGTGGGTCCGACGGTGGTGTATCAAAATTTCAGGTTTGAGCCGAGCGTGGTCATCCCGGGTATTTCATGGCAACCCCGCTGGAATTTGGAATTTCTAGGTGGCGATCTGAAGCTCTGGCATGTTCATACCGGTACGCGGGATTTCGGGCGGGATAATGCGGTGCGGCTGAATGCCAATCAAGGTATGAGTATCTCCATCTATAAAGACCTCTCGATTCGGTTCGAATATAATGTCCGCTATAATTCCAAGCCAGCCGACGGCCGGAAAACCACCGATACGACCATTATCTTTGGGTTGAGTCTTGACCTATTGGGATAG
- a CDS encoding type II toxin-antitoxin system VapC family toxin yields the protein MKLVDLNVLLYVVNETAVHHARVRQWWEDAINGDDSVGLPWLVLLGFLRLSTHSNIFPHPLDLATAIGKIDLWLSLDNTRVVREKEEHWEILRLLIKESGLAGNLSSDAHLAAMAISHGAILVSCDNDFSRFRGIRWENPVI from the coding sequence ATGAAACTTGTCGATCTGAATGTTCTATTGTATGTCGTTAATGAAACGGCAGTTCATCATGCACGTGTTCGGCAATGGTGGGAGGACGCCATCAATGGGGATGATTCCGTAGGTTTACCCTGGCTCGTTCTTCTCGGCTTTCTCCGTCTCTCAACACACTCTAACATTTTCCCTCATCCGCTCGACCTCGCCACCGCTATCGGGAAGATTGACCTATGGCTGTCTTTAGACAACACGCGAGTGGTTCGGGAAAAAGAGGAGCATTGGGAAATTCTCCGATTGTTGATCAAAGAATCCGGACTCGCAGGAAATCTCAGCAGCGATGCCCACCTGGCGGCTATGGCAATCAGTCACGGGGCGATTCTCGTTTCCTGCGACAATGACTTTTCACGTTTCCGTGGAATTCGCTGGGAAAATCCAGTCATCTGA
- a CDS encoding TetR/AcrR family transcriptional regulator, with the protein MATSERKKREYAQRETLIIDTARHLLLKVGYIDLNMDRIAELTEYSKGTIYQHFSCKEEILVAMLIQSAKKCGTFLLRGSQFQGTPRERVAAMALGYDLFIRLNPDHFKSKLLLLNASIRGKASPALQKNLERAEQDNIGIVFGVLRDAVKEGHLHLRQGVTIEEVTFGLWTGAFGAFVLMFSEVNLFALGISDPRKAVWENIHALLDGFGWHPFFHELDWEEIRNRILKEIFPQECHQAAIV; encoded by the coding sequence ATGGCCACTTCAGAAAGAAAAAAAAGAGAGTATGCACAGCGGGAAACGCTGATTATCGATACCGCCAGACATCTGTTGTTGAAGGTTGGCTATATTGATCTCAACATGGACCGAATCGCGGAACTTACCGAATATTCAAAGGGAACGATTTATCAGCATTTTTCTTGTAAAGAAGAAATTTTAGTTGCGATGCTCATCCAATCCGCGAAAAAATGTGGCACGTTTCTCTTGAGGGGTTCCCAGTTTCAGGGCACTCCCAGGGAACGCGTGGCTGCGATGGCTTTGGGGTATGATTTGTTCATTCGACTGAATCCTGATCATTTTAAATCCAAATTACTACTCCTGAATGCATCCATCAGGGGAAAGGCCTCTCCAGCTTTGCAAAAAAACCTGGAAAGGGCCGAGCAGGATAATATCGGAATTGTCTTCGGGGTGTTACGGGACGCCGTTAAAGAAGGTCACCTTCATCTTCGGCAGGGCGTGACCATCGAGGAGGTCACCTTTGGTTTGTGGACAGGTGCATTTGGGGCCTTTGTGCTCATGTTCTCAGAAGTGAACCTCTTTGCCCTTGGAATTTCAGATCCGAGAAAGGCGGTATGGGAAAACATCCATGCCTTATTGGATGGGTTCGGCTGGCATCCGTTTTTTCACGAGCTGGATTGGGAGGAAATCAGGAACCGCATTCTGAAAGAAATTTTTCCACAAGAGTGTCATCAAGCCGCCATCGTCTAG
- a CDS encoding LssY C-terminal domain-containing protein produces MVHWWVMKLGPAKLNHGLEEYMQWFSWIGRTGLLSMLLLIAGCMKYVPPDSFSQAFLERVETQEEGPVRVSAVVLSASESEKVFGSSLPDTNIQPLWLKIHNQTEEELVLQLLSIDPDYFAPSEAAWLSRGFGERGLTDKMRYFYDQHIPLLIPAGVTTTGFVFTNLDPGGKAFAVQLLGDEKIYDFDFVLPVPGFQADFMKRDIAKLYSPDQIQALDLEELRDYLTNLPCCVLGGDQKSEGDPLNLVIIGEGRHGVVTLVRRGWDLTETLSADTAWRTAVSSIFGSRYRTSPLSPLYLFGRSQDASFQKARETVDERNHLRLWRAPVNLQGMPVWVGQISRDIGVKLSSKTIVTHKIDPVVDEARTCKKISNVTR; encoded by the coding sequence ATGGTACATTGGTGGGTCATGAAGCTAGGACCGGCAAAACTCAATCATGGGTTGGAGGAGTATATGCAATGGTTCTCATGGATTGGAAGGACAGGGTTGCTATCCATGCTGCTTTTGATCGCTGGCTGCATGAAATATGTTCCGCCGGATTCGTTTTCCCAGGCATTTCTTGAACGGGTGGAAACTCAGGAGGAAGGACCGGTGCGGGTCTCTGCCGTCGTTCTGAGTGCATCGGAAAGCGAGAAGGTATTTGGAAGCTCCTTGCCGGACACGAATATACAACCCCTATGGCTGAAGATCCATAATCAGACTGAGGAAGAACTGGTCCTTCAGCTGTTGAGTATCGACCCCGACTATTTCGCCCCTTCCGAGGCGGCCTGGCTCAGCCGGGGGTTTGGTGAAAGAGGCTTGACGGACAAGATGCGGTATTTCTATGACCAACACATTCCGCTACTTATTCCGGCCGGCGTTACCACAACCGGTTTTGTGTTTACGAATCTAGATCCGGGGGGCAAGGCGTTTGCGGTGCAACTACTCGGCGATGAGAAAATCTATGATTTCGATTTCGTCCTTCCCGTCCCCGGTTTTCAGGCGGATTTCATGAAGCGGGATATAGCCAAGTTGTATTCGCCGGACCAAATTCAAGCGCTCGATCTCGAGGAGCTACGTGACTACCTGACCAACTTGCCCTGCTGCGTGTTGGGCGGCGACCAGAAATCCGAAGGGGATCCCCTCAATCTGGTGATTATTGGAGAAGGGCGACACGGCGTCGTGACCCTTGTCCGCCGGGGATGGGATTTGACCGAAACCCTTAGTGCGGATACGGCCTGGCGGACTGCCGTATCCTCAATTTTCGGCAGCCGGTATCGGACGTCGCCGTTGTCACCGCTGTATCTGTTCGGCCGGTCACAGGATGCGTCCTTTCAGAAAGCTCGGGAAACTGTGGATGAACGCAATCATCTACGGCTTTGGCGCGCTCCGGTAAATTTGCAGGGAATGCCTGTGTGGGTTGGCCAGATTAGTCGGGACATTGGAGTCAAATTGTCCAGCAAGACGATTGTTACCCATAAAATCGATCCAGTGGTCGATGAGGCCAGAACATGCAAAAAAATTTCGAATGTTACCAGGTAA
- a CDS encoding DUF481 domain-containing protein: MIFGHIQPKDIAAWSVITALAWLLAIGSYSFVWAVDVIQLKNGDQVSGDIISMEDTVLAVDTDYADILKIDWDDVKGLISDEPIWVSFHDGADIPDGVGVREGDRLIVFRLEPDGPVPLDRIKTINLFALSYRGSLTFGGSVTSGNTDTQATNGSGTLTINKGWHRIILDGRTNRGKADGKLTAKNAVGNIRWDYFLTQRSYIPVITFSEYDKFQKLTYRNTTIVGAGYDLLDRRRNFLTVAAGPTAIYENYSTQAATVITGLSWLARWELEFLKGDLKVWHHHIGTRDIGRDNAVRINAVQGISVDIYKDLSFSLEYNVRYNSEPADDRKTTDNTIVFGLTLDIQG; encoded by the coding sequence ATGATTTTTGGGCACATTCAACCGAAAGATATCGCTGCATGGTCTGTCATCACGGCTCTCGCATGGCTCCTGGCGATTGGAAGCTACTCTTTTGTTTGGGCTGTCGATGTTATTCAATTGAAAAATGGAGACCAGGTGTCCGGAGATATTATTTCGATGGAAGATACGGTTCTAGCTGTCGATACTGATTATGCGGATATCCTCAAGATCGACTGGGATGACGTCAAAGGTCTGATTTCCGACGAACCCATTTGGGTTTCTTTTCATGACGGAGCGGATATTCCTGATGGTGTCGGCGTCCGGGAAGGAGACCGCTTGATCGTGTTTCGTCTTGAGCCGGATGGTCCGGTCCCGCTGGACAGAATCAAAACCATCAATCTGTTCGCCTTGTCTTACAGAGGATCGCTCACCTTTGGAGGAAGTGTGACATCTGGAAATACCGACACCCAGGCCACAAATGGCTCGGGAACGCTCACGATCAACAAAGGCTGGCATCGGATCATTCTGGACGGCCGGACCAACCGCGGAAAGGCCGATGGGAAACTTACCGCGAAAAACGCCGTAGGCAACATTCGGTGGGATTATTTTCTTACCCAACGTAGTTATATTCCCGTCATTACTTTTTCGGAATACGACAAATTCCAAAAGCTGACCTATCGGAATACGACGATCGTCGGGGCCGGATATGATCTTCTGGATAGGCGGAGAAATTTTTTAACGGTGGCTGCAGGTCCTACGGCCATCTATGAAAACTATAGTACCCAGGCGGCCACGGTCATTACCGGTCTTTCGTGGTTGGCCCGTTGGGAGCTGGAATTTCTCAAAGGGGATCTCAAGGTTTGGCATCATCATATCGGAACTCGGGACATCGGTCGGGACAATGCCGTCCGGATCAACGCGGTGCAGGGAATCAGTGTCGACATTTACAAAGACCTCTCCTTCAGTCTCGAATATAACGTCCGGTACAATTCCGAACCGGCCGATGACCGCAAAACCACGGACAATACTATCGTCTTTGGCTTGACCCTGGACATTCAAGGGTAA